The nucleotide sequence CTACGGACTCGTTAAACAGGTTCGGCAGCACCTCATCCGCCGTTGAAATGAgcccctgcagcagcggcagcagcgcaaagcgAAACACGCTGAACCGTcgatcgtcgtcgtcgtcgctttcAGCGCCAGATTGAGCGTTTTCAAGCATGACAGTCCATGACTCGTCTAGCACACTGATTGCCGAGCTGCGCGCATCGCTAAAGTGGAACACGAAGATGCGGGCCCGTAGCAACTCAGTGAGAAGAAGCTCCAACGCCGGCGGGGGCACGGCCGGCACAGTgcctgcaccgccgtggGTGCAAGGTGACTGAGGAGccacagcactgccgccCGCCACAGTGGTCCTGTAGGTGCTCCCGAGTGGCGATGACAGTGACGACGTGCACAAGTaagcgccaccgctgtgaGTCGAGTGGTACGGTGTCGTCATAACCTCCGCTGCAGAGTCGTCAGCACTGGTTCGATGCCCCGATCGAACACGGCTAGGTGGTGGCGCCATAGCGGCCGCTGATGACATGAAAGAGCGGGTGCGCGAGAGGGGCAGTGGACACTGCTGCATCGAGCTCAGGCCCTTctgacgatgctgctgcagtcgtTGGGTGGTCGTCCACGCCTGCCACGTCCTCCAGTACGTCCGTACGGCTGACAAGCGATGGAGGTGCTCCATCATCGACGCGGTGGGAAGCGGGCCACGGCGGCCGGTGTCGCCCCAAGTACGCGAGCTCCGCGGtcctgccaccgctgcccgtGCAAACCGAgtcagcacctcctcacgacggcggcaccgAACAGCGGCAAGAAGGCGCTGCCATCGCACGTAGTACGTGCCACGCAGCCGTGCCATGCGCACGTCCTCCAACCGACACGCCAACACGCGCTCGCGCTCCAGCCGCGCTGCACGCTGTCGTTGCATGACGTGCGTGTGATGAAACAACGCTAGATGATCCTTCCATAGGTGAAAATAGGTGCGCAGGCAGGACTGGGAGGCGTAGTGCCCAATCTCCTGGATGATGTGTGCCGCGCTCCTGCCAATGCCCTCGCACAGCGCATAGTAGCGCCGACGCTGCCTTTGGCACACGGCAGCTGACTCAGCGCGACAGACCTGCAGTTgacgcagccaccgccacagctgAGCCTCTCGTGACTTGGCGAGACTCTTCATATCCGACCGCCCATCCACACAAACGAGGGCCGCGACGCCACAGGACTGCGGGGTGCTTGACGCTCCACCGTCGCTCGCCACGGTGTCGCTGTTGTTCGACAAGAAGGGCTGCAGTTTTAGCGCTGTTGGCCTGATAAAGTCGCTGGTATCCGTCTGTCCTGCGAGTGCCAGTGGGTACTGGCACGAGCGGGGTGGTGACACAGTGACGGTTGCCGCTGCGAGAGAATCAGACATCGGTTCAGGAGCGCCACCATAGGCGCtacacaacagcaacagtgcGCGCTGTGGTCGGACAGTGATGGGGAGGATTTGCGTAAGGTGGGCAGGTGCGAGTTCATGGCACTCTTTGTGGCACTCGAGCCCAAAACCGTTTGCCACTCGCGCGTCGTTAAGGCGGCTGCGCGTCAATGCCTGCTCCTGTAGCTTCGCCCACTCCTGCGCCGAAGGTGGAGCAAGAAGAGCATCAGCAGATGGGTGAGTCATACGAGAGACGACGGTTTTATCGCGGGTGGCGAAAATGGACGCAAACCCGTCTTCGCGCGCCACCCACAACCGACCTTGCCACAAGTCCAAGAAGAGCTGCGTGATGGGTTGGGAGTGCACGTCGAGAAGGCGCTTGCGAAGTTGCAGGTCGAAGGCGCCCATGCTCACACGGTCCGGcatcgccacctccgccatcCACTCTTGTACCGCCACCCTTGTCGTCTCCTTCATAGCCAGCTCCCCACAACCCTCCCGCCCACCGTCGCCGTTCCGCTGTCTGAACAGCTCCCGCTCGTCCCCGTctggcagcagccactgcggCACACAGCGCACCATCGACATCGCGCCTTCGACAGCGACGTACATCTCGAGCCGTTGGAAAGCGAAAAACAGCGCCTTGTCTTCAGTCAGCTCCTCAAACTCATTCTCCAGAACCCGCGCGCCCGCCTCTTCTTCGGTAGGACGATGATGCCACGATGCAACTCGACTGGACGGCTTAGGGACACGACGCAGTGTCGTGAAGATGTGCGGCGGCAGGTCGATCACCACATCTGTGATGGCTGCTCCCGCCCCATGTCCGAATCGAATCTGGCACTTTGCTGCCTGCGCCGGCATCAACAAGTCCTGCCCGGAGCTCGTATTGCTACACCCCCTCTTTGGTGTGACAGAAGTGCCGCGTTGCACACTTGCGTTACGGTGCAAGCTGGCTTGCAGTTGCGTAGAGTGAGGTAACTCTGCGATGCGGCCTGGAGAAGCACTCGACCGTTGAGCAGAGCCGCGCGATGGCGAGGTGCTTtgcagaggagagcggagcATGGACCCGGACGTCCCTTGGCGAGAGTTGcgcgtcttcttcaccttctttGCCTTGGAAGGGCCGGAGATAGGGGCGGCATTCTTCGGTAGTGGTGCACGgagaggcggcagtgcaTTGTTCAGCGCTGCTTGTTGGTGGGCTGTTACGGAGGGAACCACGACAGACTTGCGTGAGTAGGGTAGACCAGGTACAGTGCCGTGGCAGTCACTCATCCGCACGCTTTCCCGCTCCGCAGTGGCCTGGTAGCACCGACCTTGTCCTGCCTGCGACGAATCGCGCTCCTCGGTGCTGCTACGGACGGCCGAGGCACGCTGAAGGCTC is from Leishmania panamensis strain MHOM/PA/94/PSC-1 chromosome 35 sequence and encodes:
- a CDS encoding hypothetical protein (TriTrypDB/GeneDB-style sysID: LpmP.35.1610) → MATHVAPLSPPLGASGAHHSLSQRRQALQSMSAEEGVCLFQDLLPPSFSASPHRTVSPAKRNARKAARELSSSAFTDARWQTSPGAAAKSSLRVSPLLSGSDGMGEALQVPPPSAFEDPNSWAHEYALLRAKLKRPVDSVCVYHDYGASLKLRVTMRHACMVSPLPDLERVQEALRRRFQGHTQGASYDLYEQQCSADSGSPAEWEDDTVSVAAILGATNDVRGAHRQQCNDMFLPPPTVWCVGGSIYDNEVVVYSAVSGQRLLRILDPKMRVAVTALQHAPFRGFMEAQQLHLLPVREPHNILRLKASQLVFTDYVWCGLQDGTVRLLPASHHHVRSCGVSSSLSKAPSAAIVYELPRYQGGAIVSIVCSPCHDISSAFGDSLKWGLPNRVSDAIRCMTAASSADADNARAAEQADGETADPAFRQHLSLVCIAATDASVVIWDVRQVYKAVATAQKQWQEQREGIQGHGPSVLHRGGSRSLFVGGTALSGTPSYCDGSAAVPGATGMSNDVITFDYSSPVPGLQKVQVRSSCTLVQVKPLAKLSGGFAGLTVLRWVSSVIVAGGCSAPASRDARRATRDSRTAPRVVEGVPRIELTQVQTRFDKREVQRGELQLTEEEMQGVEQELEHMMPPLATEPAQSLRVNLLVAADCMGTLHVWNLDEELDRYSAVKESSLGWPASFGALYYSSLRSMSSRSEGHLSVSHESDASRPASRPCCMSVQRTSASKGHGRTRRSDRDSKSRRSCRGLGLAEARESRARLSELPSNMASSAHKCDAEATTKRKSLQRASAVRSSTEERDSSQAGQGRCYQATAERESVRMSDCHGTVPGLPYSRKSVVVPSVTAHQQAALNNALPPLRAPLPKNAAPISGPSKAKKVKKTRNSRQGTSGSMLRSPLQSTSPSRGSAQRSSASPGRIAELPHSTQLQASLHRNASVQRGTSVTPKRGCSNTSSGQDLLMPAQAAKCQIRFGHGAGAAITDVVIDLPPHIFTTLRRVPKPSSRVASWHHRPTEEEAGARVLENEFEELTEDKALFFAFQRLEMYVAVEGAMSMVRCVPQWLLPDGDERELFRQRNGDGGREGCGELAMKETTRVAVQEWMAEVAMPDRVSMGAFDLQLRKRLLDVHSQPITQLFLDLWQGRLWVAREDGFASIFATRDKTVVSRMTHPSADALLAPPSAQEWAKLQEQALTRSRLNDARVANGFGLECHKECHELAPAHLTQILPITVRPQRALLLLCSAYGGAPEPMSDSLAAATVTVSPPRSCQYPLALAGQTDTSDFIRPTALKLQPFLSNNSDTVASDGGASSTPQSCGVAALVCVDGRSDMKSLAKSREAQLWRWLRQLQVCRAESAAVCQRQRRRYYALCEGIGRSAAHIIQEIGHYASQSCLRTYFHLWKDHLALFHHTHVMQRQRAARLERERVLACRLEDVRMARLRGTYYVRWQRLLAAVRCRRREEVLTRFARAAVAGPRSSRTWGDTGRRGPLPTASMMEHLHRLSAVRTYWRTWQAWTTTQRLQQHRQKGLSSMQQCPLPLSRTRSFMSSAAAMAPPPSRVRSGHRTSADDSAAEVMTTPYHSTHSGGAYLCTSSLSSPLGSTYRTTVAGGSAVAPQSPCTHGGAGTVPAVPPPALELLLTELLRARIFVFHFSDARSSAISVLDESWTVMLENAQSGAESDDDDDRRFSVFRFALLPLLQGLISTADEVLPNLFNESVAEEVLSMLVGIALAMDYVTANAEEMWWMLREAAALTGCSTVIKGAEPLRSTFDASLLILRSYAMRAFASDLEAAEALRGLAKGKKVLAQFLDFAMERAVARRVAHI